Proteins encoded together in one Carya illinoinensis cultivar Pawnee chromosome 3, C.illinoinensisPawnee_v1, whole genome shotgun sequence window:
- the LOC122302992 gene encoding amino acid transporter AVT6A-like: protein MTIGNILPKKERKSRKGKAIVDEKAPLLPKMHEEDVGFDEFNGASFTGAVFNLSTTIIGAGIMALPATMKVLGLGLGIVMIIFMAFLTDASIEMLLRFSRAGKLSSYGGLMGDAFGKYGKTLLQICVIINNIGVLIVYMIIIGDVLSGTSSSGVHHAGVLEGWFGDHWWNGRTFILFITTICILAPLACFKRIDSLRYTSALSVALAVVFLVITIGISIMKLISGGIMMPRLLPDVTDLTSFFKLFTVVPVLVTAYICHYNVHSIDNELEDSTQIKAVVQTSLALCSSVYMMTSFFGFLLFGDATLDDVLANFDTNLGIPYGSLLNDAVRVSYAAHLMLVFPVVFFPLRLNLDGLLFPSSRPLVLNNCRFALISIGLIGLIFLGANFIPSIWDAFQFTGATAAVCLGFIFPAAITLRDHHNIATKKDKILAIFMIVLAVFSNLVAIYSDAYALIKKSPSPRE from the exons ATGACGATTGGAAATATTTTAcctaaaaaggaaaggaagtcACGAAAGGGCAAAGCAATTGTTGATGAGAAAGCCCCCTTGTTGCCTAAGATGCACGAGGAGGATGTTGGGTTTGATGAGTTCAATGGTGCTTCCTTTACAGGGGCAGTGTTTAACTTATCTACCACAATTATCGGCGCCGGGATCATGGCATTGCCTGCCACAATGAAAGTGCTGGGGCTTGGTCTTGGGATTGTCATGATAATATTTATGGCGTTTTTAACCGATGCTTCAATCGAGATGTTGCTTAGGTTTAGCCGGGCAGGGAAGTTGTCTTCATATGGAGGTCTTATGGGGGATGCCTTTGGAAAATATGGGAAAACTTTGCTGCAGATATGTGTTATAATAAACAACATCGGCGTACTTAtagtatatatgattataatcG GCGATGTGCTTTCTGGAACATCTTCAAGTGGAGTTCACCATGCTGGTGTCCTGGAAGGATGGTTTGGAGACCACTGGTGGAATGGGCGTaccttcattctcttcatcaCGACGATTTGTATATTGGCTCCATTGGCATGCTTTAAGCGAATTG ATTCGTTGAGATACACATCTGCATTATCAGTTGCCCTGGCAGTTGTGTTTCTTGTTATTACTATTGGAATTTCAATCATGAAGTTGATAAGTGGAGGCATTATGATGCCTAGATTGCTACCTGATGTTACTGATCTGACGTCATTCTTCAAACTCTTCACCGTAGTCCCTGTTCTTGTCACTGCATATATCTGCCACTATAATG TTCACAGCATAGACAATGAACTTGAAGATTCTACACAGATAAAAGCAGTTGTGCAAACTTCACTTGCTCTATGCTCCTCTGTGTACATGATGACAAGCTTTTTTGGGTTCCTTCTTTTTGGTGATGCAACTTTAGATGATGTGCTTGCCAACTTTGACACCAACCTTGGCATTCCTTACGGGTCCCTGCTTAATGATGCTGTCCGTGTTAGCTATGCTGCCCACCTCATGCTTGTATTTCCCGTTGTCTTCTTTCCATTGCGGCTCAACTTGGATGGCCTCCTCTTTCCCTCATCAAGGCCATTGGTTCTCAACAATTGTAGGTTTGCATTGATCTCAATTGGGCTCATTGGTCTTATCTTCTTAGGTGCAAATTTCATACCCAGCATTTGGGATGCTTTCCAATTCACTGGAGCGACCGCTGCTGTCTGTCTCGggttcatttttcctgctgccATTACTCTTAG GGATCATCACAACATAGCAACTAAGAAGGACAAGATCTTGGCTATTTTTATGATAGTCCTTGCAGTCTTCTCCAACCTGGTGGCCATATATAGTGATGCCTATGCCTTGATAAAGAAGAGTCCATCTCCCCGTGAATGA